One Streptomyces sp. CG4 genomic window, TTGAAGCCGTTCTCCGCCAGGGCCTTGAGTTCGTTCCTGGCGTCCTGCCACCACCCCGCGACCGCGCCGGCCAGCGCGTACCGGTCCAGCAGGCCGACGTTCAGCAGCCGCTCGCGGAAGGAGTCGATCAGGTCGGCGCGCAGGCGGGCGAGCTGGGCGCGCTTCTCGGATTCCGTACGGTCGTCGCCCTCGTACGGCGCGAGGGAGGCGATCTGTTCCGTCTCGGCCGTCCACCAGGACTCGAACGCCTCCCAGAGTTCGCGCTCCCGGCCCTCGGCCAGTGCGGTCAGCCGGTCGGCGTCCGGGCGCCGGTCCTCCGGCAGGAAGTCGACGTACTCGGAAGGCTCTTCGTCCCGCTCGGCGAAGAGGTCCGTCACACCCACTCCGTACGCCGACAGCACCGCCGCCTTCTCCGCCGCCTCGATCTCGGACCGGGGCACACCCCCCACCAGGTGCGCCCGCACGTCCTGCGGCTCGGGCGGCGGGGTGTTGTCCACGTACCGGCGGATGTTGAGGTTGTACTTGTTCTTCCGGATCTCGTCCCGCTCGACCCACCGTGCGAAACGTGGCACCTCCGTGCCTGCCGGCGCGTGGAAGGTGGAGACGATCTTCTCCGTGTGCTCGGGCAGCAGGACGTTCTGCGCCCGCTCGGAGTGGTACTCGCGGTCCGCGTTGATGAAGAGGACTTGGTCGTCCCTGCCGTCTCGCTTGCGGCCACGCGTGCGCAGGACCAGCACGCAGGCCGGGATGCCGGTGCCGTAGAAGATGTTGGACGGCAGGCCGATCACGGCCTCCAGCAGGTCGTCCTCGATGATCTTCGCCCGGATCCGCTCCTCCGCGCCGCCCCGGAACAGCACGCCATGCGGCATGACCGTGAAGACGGAGCCGCCGCGCCCCTTCACCATGTGCAGCATGTGCTGGAGGAACATCAGGTCGGCCTTGCCCTTCTCGGACGTCTGGCCGTACGGCATGCGGTCGTCGATGTCGCCGATGTCCGCCGCCCGGTAGTCCATGGAGAAAGGCGGGTTGCTGAGTACGACGTCGAAGGACCGATCCAGGTGGAGCGGCTGAGTCAGGGTGTCGCCTGTCCAGAGCTCAAAGTCGTGGGCACCGTGGAACAGCATGTTCATGGTGGCCATGACCCAGGAGCCGTTGTTGGCGTCCTGCCCGGCCAGGGCCAGGTCCTCGGTGTTTCCGCCGTGCTCCTCGATGTACTCCTTGGCGTGGATGAGCATGCCGCCCGATCCGACGCACGGGTCGTACACGCTGTCGCCGGGGCGGGGACGGGCCAGCTCGACCATCATCCGCACTACCGCACGCGGGGTGTAGAACTCTCCGCCCTTGGCTCCGGCCGAGTCGGCGAAGTCCTTCAGCAGGTACTCGTACGCGGCACCGATGACGTCGGGGAACTCGAAGTCCTCGCCGCGCAGCCGCAGGCTGCCGAAGTGACCGATGAGCGCGGACAGCCGCTTGTCCGCGAGTTTGGCCGCCGTCGCGCCGGTGCCACCGCCCCCGCCGATGCGGTTGAAGTTGATGTGGTTGAACAGCCCGCGCAGCCGCTCGTTGCCCTTCTGGCCCTCCATCGCGTCGAGCGCGGGCTGGAGGTGTTTCGTGGCCACGTCGTCCACCGCGTCGGCCAGCTTCTGCCAGCGTGCCTCCGGCGGGACGTACATGATCCGGCGGGCCGTGTAGTTGGCCGGCTCGTCGGCCTCCTCCTCCGCCTCCGCGCGCGAGGCCCCGCCCGTCATCTCCCTCTTGATGATCTCCTCACGGGCGGCCTCGAACTCGTCGTTGGCACGCTTGAGGAAGAGAAGGACCAGGAGGAAATCGCGGTACTCGGCGGCGTCCATCGTGCCGCGCAGGATGTCGGCGGCCGCGAAGAGGTGGCGCTCCAGTTGGTCGAGCGTGAGCTTGGCCACGTACGGGCTCCCTAGGTGTGAGCGGGCGGAGGGGCAGGGCGGGCGGCGAACACCGCTCTGCCACGGAGACGTACGGAGAAGTACGGAGAAGTACGACCCCCCAGCCTAGTAGTGGCTGAGGAGCAGTCCCTCCTCCACGAAGGACCAGACGTCCGTGTAGGGATCCCAGTCGTTCGGGTTGGACGACTCGCAGCGCTTGTTGATCGCCTGCGCGTACTTCCTGGCCTCGCGGTATCGCCTGCCGTCCGTGTCCTTCGGGCTCAGCACCTGTTCCTCGCGGATGTGCTTGGACTCCTGTTCGGAGACAGTACGGACCCCACGTCCGTACGTCGCCGCGAATCCGGGGCGTGATCGCAGGCGGCTGTTCGCGTCGCCGCAGGCCTCCTTGCCGAACGTACTCGTGTAGTTGATGTAGTGCAGCAGCCGCCACAACTCGAAACAGGGGTGGGAGTACGCGATCCGGATCCCCTCCTTGTCCGCCAGCCGCATGGCTTCGCGGATGCCCTCATGGCCGTCGCGGTCGAACAGCACCCACACCTGGGGCCAGTTCCAGTCCCCTTCTTCGACTCCACCGCGGACCCGGTACGGCTTCAGTCCCGCCGCCTTCGCCTCCCGCTCCACTTTGCGCAACGTGCGCACCGCGTCCTGCACCATCCGGTACGGCTTGCGCAGCTTGCCCTCGGCGTTCGGGTTCTCGATGTGGTGCTGGACCGTGCGGCCCGGCTTGTCGGGAACGCCCTTCTGGAGGATGAGGTCGATGTACTCGGGTTCGGTGACTTCTCCCTCGGTGAAGACGTACACCTGGCGAGGTCGAAGCGCGCGCCCCTTCGCGCCGCCCTTCTTGGGGGTGATGCTGTCCCCTCCCTTTGGCCTGGCCATCAGACCTCTTCCGCCTCCATCCGTGCGATGTCGTCCGTACGCAGCAGCCGCCGCCCGATCTGCCCTTCGGACACCTTGGGCACGGCGCCGAAGGAACCGGCGAGGTACGACACCATCAGGTCCTCCTCCTCCGTCGGCTCCCACTCGGCGACCG contains:
- a CDS encoding RloB family protein, yielding MARPKGGDSITPKKGGAKGRALRPRQVYVFTEGEVTEPEYIDLILQKGVPDKPGRTVQHHIENPNAEGKLRKPYRMVQDAVRTLRKVEREAKAAGLKPYRVRGGVEEGDWNWPQVWVLFDRDGHEGIREAMRLADKEGIRIAYSHPCFELWRLLHYINYTSTFGKEACGDANSRLRSRPGFAATYGRGVRTVSEQESKHIREEQVLSPKDTDGRRYREARKYAQAINKRCESSNPNDWDPYTDVWSFVEEGLLLSHY
- a CDS encoding N-6 DNA methylase; protein product: MAKLTLDQLERHLFAAADILRGTMDAAEYRDFLLVLLFLKRANDEFEAAREEIIKREMTGGASRAEAEEEADEPANYTARRIMYVPPEARWQKLADAVDDVATKHLQPALDAMEGQKGNERLRGLFNHINFNRIGGGGGTGATAAKLADKRLSALIGHFGSLRLRGEDFEFPDVIGAAYEYLLKDFADSAGAKGGEFYTPRAVVRMMVELARPRPGDSVYDPCVGSGGMLIHAKEYIEEHGGNTEDLALAGQDANNGSWVMATMNMLFHGAHDFELWTGDTLTQPLHLDRSFDVVLSNPPFSMDYRAADIGDIDDRMPYGQTSEKGKADLMFLQHMLHMVKGRGGSVFTVMPHGVLFRGGAEERIRAKIIEDDLLEAVIGLPSNIFYGTGIPACVLVLRTRGRKRDGRDDQVLFINADREYHSERAQNVLLPEHTEKIVSTFHAPAGTEVPRFARWVERDEIRKNKYNLNIRRYVDNTPPPEPQDVRAHLVGGVPRSEIEAAEKAAVLSAYGVGVTDLFAERDEEPSEYVDFLPEDRRPDADRLTALAEGRERELWEAFESWWTAETEQIASLAPYEGDDRTESEKRAQLARLRADLIDSFRERLLNVGLLDRYALAGAVAGWWQDARNELKALAENGFKGVVEGWVDTVETLLEPEPDPWTGGARKRTAAERRQAYGHKVVARIADKFLKELADADAEKARLDAKVKAAEEAEAARAAAASGALEDGEAGEGADGAEGGPALDPAVAEALLSEADLKKAKRERTAAGKAVKALEEAFYPLDGLGAGAVAKAGKSSSKTVEAATSDDAAGQTTLDVTLPAEPDRPTPGLHEARDALDEAGARQVVLGILRDDLASKLEGHVVRRRRELIDTYVGWERKYLVSLRDIEARREAAAKRLNGFLEELGYVG